One stretch of Podospora pseudoanserina strain CBS 124.78 chromosome 4, whole genome shotgun sequence DNA includes these proteins:
- a CDS encoding hypothetical protein (EggNog:ENOG503P254; COG:G) produces the protein MPTYVHLVRHAQGYHNLCQENHALPDPDLTDLGKRQCEELYQSFPYHDKITHLVASPLRRTIYTCLLSFNPDIAPDKPRVITLPDIQEVSPFPCDTGSEPAKLLDDFPDDKVVDLGLVKEGWNDKGPGSEYAPEPRKLFERARRAREWFRDLGRDHAGEGEVNIVAVTHGGFLHFLTEDFEGVDYGRGTGWGNTEWRSYEVVEENGEVRLRETGESARRRRGSKEGLTETEQMELRAAFAGAVEREFGMGEAIEEEE, from the coding sequence atgCCAACCTACGTCCACCTTGTCCGCCACGCGCAGGGTTACCACAACCTCTGCCAGGAAAACCACGCGCTCCCCGACCCGGACTTGACAGACCTTGGCAAGCGGCAGTGTGAGGAATTGTATCAATCTTTTCCGTATCACGACAAGATTACGCATCTGGTGGCGTCCCCGTTACGTCGCACGATTTACACTTGTTTGTTGTCTTTCAACCCGGATATCGCGCCTGATAAACCGAGGGTTATTACCTTGCCTGATATACAGGAGgtctccccctttccatgCGACACAGGCTCCGAACCTGCAAAACTACTGGACGACTTTCCTGATGAtaaggtggtggatttgggaTTGGTAAAAGAGGGGTGGAATGATAAAGGCCCGGGGAGTGAGTACGCTCCTGAGCCGAGAAAGTTGTTTGaacgggcgaggagggcgagggagtgGTTTagggatttggggagggatcatgcgggggaaggggaggttaATATTGTTGCTGTGACGCATGGGGGTTTTCTGCACTTTTTGACcgaggattttgagggggttgattaTGGGCGGGGGACGGGGTGGGGGAATACTGAGTGGAGGAGTtatgaggtggtggaggagaatggggaggtgaggctgagggagacgggggagagCGCGAGGCGACGGAGGGGGAGTAAGGAGGGGTTGACGGAGACGGAGCAGATGGAGTTGAGGGCGGCGTttgcgggggcggtggagagggagtttgggatgggggaggctattgaggaggaggaatag